One window of the Deinococcus betulae genome contains the following:
- a CDS encoding putative bifunctional diguanylate cyclase/phosphodiesterase: MQPPNAEQLLSGGGGLAEAVLGVTDTLVVVLDPQGRVVRFNPACQRLTGLTEDAVRGQVLWPFVLDPEEVPGVMTVFAALTAGDFPGRYENHWRAAGGQRRYILWSNTALLDAAGQVSLVVATGMDITAERAAEQARQETEARFRAVFDQSADGLVLLDPHDPQVPWRIVDCNAAFGAMNGYTCGELVGQSIDLLHPTPLMRDEGERLLAWIRAEHPVQGEGEHRHKDGHVFPIETASSLVMVGGREHVLGQDRDISERRRAHAQLEALAAQMAHAAQHDALTGLPNRTLLLDRLHLELRRVGRSGRAVAALFIDLDGFKRINDTLGHDAGDDLLREVARRLQGAVRPADTVARLGGDEFVAVIPDLGGPADAARVAARLQAALEPAVTLGGSAVTVRSSVGIALHPPDSAQPADLLRQADLAMYQAKREGKNAVRFFAPTLDVAAHTQLSIEGHLRRALDAPQTGGLHLHYQPQVDARTGQLVGLEALVRWTDQFLGAVSPARFIPVAEDSGLIQPLGAWVLNEACRQAAAWGLRVPVAVNVSPLEVSQDDFIAGVYATLRRHGLSGPALKLELTERLAVRDLHLAARRLSQLRALGVHLSLDDFGMGQSSVSTLLHLPVDELKLDRSLITGVADSALDQRVVGALLALARGLQLRVVVEGVETGAQLAALRDLGCEVVQGYLTGRPAPPEALNALVQSMNTEL, from the coding sequence ATGCAGCCGCCCAACGCGGAACAACTTCTCTCTGGCGGCGGGGGGCTGGCCGAGGCGGTGCTGGGCGTCACCGACACGCTGGTCGTGGTGCTGGACCCGCAGGGGCGGGTGGTGCGCTTCAATCCGGCCTGTCAGCGGTTAACGGGGCTGACCGAGGACGCCGTGCGCGGTCAGGTGCTGTGGCCCTTTGTGCTGGACCCCGAAGAGGTGCCTGGCGTCATGACTGTGTTCGCGGCCCTGACGGCTGGCGACTTTCCTGGCCGCTACGAGAACCACTGGCGGGCGGCGGGTGGTCAGCGGCGGTACATCCTGTGGTCCAATACGGCGCTGCTGGACGCGGCCGGCCAGGTCTCACTGGTGGTGGCCACCGGCATGGACATCACGGCCGAGCGGGCCGCCGAGCAGGCGCGGCAGGAAACCGAGGCGCGGTTCCGGGCGGTGTTTGACCAGTCGGCCGACGGCCTGGTGCTGCTGGACCCCCACGACCCCCAGGTGCCCTGGCGCATCGTGGACTGCAACGCGGCGTTTGGCGCCATGAACGGCTACACCTGCGGCGAACTGGTGGGGCAGTCCATTGACCTGCTGCACCCCACGCCCCTGATGCGCGACGAGGGCGAGCGCCTGCTGGCCTGGATTCGGGCCGAGCATCCCGTGCAGGGTGAGGGCGAACACCGCCACAAAGACGGCCACGTCTTTCCCATCGAGACCGCCAGCAGCCTCGTCATGGTCGGCGGGCGCGAACATGTGCTGGGACAGGACCGCGACATCTCCGAGCGGCGCCGGGCGCACGCGCAGCTTGAAGCCCTGGCCGCCCAGATGGCCCACGCCGCGCAGCACGACGCCCTGACCGGCCTGCCCAACCGCACGCTGCTGCTGGACCGTCTGCACTTGGAACTGCGCCGCGTGGGCCGCAGCGGGCGGGCGGTGGCCGCGCTGTTTATTGATCTCGACGGTTTCAAGCGCATCAACGACACCCTGGGCCATGACGCCGGCGACGACCTGCTGCGCGAGGTGGCCCGCCGCCTTCAGGGTGCAGTGCGCCCCGCCGACACGGTGGCCCGGCTGGGCGGCGACGAGTTTGTGGCGGTCATTCCCGACTTGGGCGGGCCAGCCGACGCCGCCCGTGTGGCGGCGCGGCTTCAGGCGGCGCTGGAACCGGCGGTGACGCTGGGCGGCTCGGCCGTGACCGTCCGCAGTTCGGTGGGCATCGCGCTGCATCCGCCCGACAGCGCCCAGCCCGCCGACCTGCTGCGGCAGGCAGACCTGGCCATGTACCAGGCCAAGCGCGAGGGCAAAAATGCTGTCCGTTTCTTTGCGCCCACCCTGGACGTGGCCGCCCACACCCAGCTGAGCATTGAGGGCCACCTGCGCCGCGCGCTGGACGCGCCGCAGACCGGCGGGCTGCACCTGCACTACCAGCCGCAGGTGGACGCCCGCACCGGTCAGCTGGTGGGGTTAGAGGCGCTGGTGCGCTGGACCGACCAGTTCCTGGGCGCCGTGTCGCCCGCGCGGTTTATTCCGGTGGCCGAGGACTCGGGCCTGATTCAGCCGCTGGGCGCCTGGGTGCTGAACGAGGCCTGCCGTCAGGCGGCGGCCTGGGGCCTGCGGGTGCCGGTGGCGGTCAATGTCTCGCCGCTGGAAGTCTCGCAGGACGACTTTATTGCTGGCGTGTACGCCACGCTGCGCCGGCACGGCCTGAGCGGACCCGCCCTGAAACTGGAACTTACCGAGCGCCTGGCGGTGCGCGACCTGCATCTGGCGGCGCGGCGCCTCTCGCAGTTGCGGGCGCTGGGGGTTCACCTGTCGCTGGACGACTTCGGGATGGGGCAGTCCTCGGTGTCCACGCTGCTGCACCTGCCTGTGGACGAACTGAAACTGGACCGCTCGCTGATTACCGGCGTGGCCGATTCGGCGCTGGACCAGCGGGTCGTCGGCGCGCTGCTGGCCCTGGCACGCGGCCTCCAGCTGCGCGTGGTGGTCGAGGGCGTGGAAACTGGGGCGCAGCTGGCCGCCCTGCGTGACCTGGGCTGCGAGGTGGTGCAGGGGTACCTGACGGGCCGCCCCGCGCCGCCTGAAGCCCTGAATGCCCTGGTGCAATCGATGAATACAGAGCTATAG
- a CDS encoding DoxX family protein yields MTPTPPASSGRRHAGRLLLGSFLVLAGVGHLTFARRGFQAQVPDGLPVTKDTTVLASGVVEIALGAALLAPLAPPTRRALGWGLAAFFVAVFPGNISQFVHHRSALGMDTDTKRAARLPFQPVLVLWALWSTGAWPKERR; encoded by the coding sequence ATGACCCCCACCCCTCCTGCTTCGTCTGGTCGCCGCCACGCTGGCCGCCTGCTGCTGGGCAGCTTTCTGGTCCTGGCTGGTGTGGGCCACCTGACCTTTGCCCGCCGCGGGTTTCAGGCGCAGGTGCCGGACGGCCTGCCGGTAACCAAGGACACCACCGTCCTGGCGTCGGGCGTGGTGGAAATCGCGCTGGGGGCCGCGCTGCTGGCGCCGCTGGCCCCGCCGACTCGGCGCGCACTGGGCTGGGGTCTGGCGGCCTTTTTTGTGGCGGTGTTTCCCGGCAATATCTCCCAGTTTGTGCATCACCGCAGCGCCCTGGGGATGGACACGGACACCAAGCGCGCCGCCCGGCTGCCGTTTCAGCCGGTCCTGGTGCTGTGGGCGCTCTGGAGTACAGGGGCCTGGCCCAAAGAGCGCCGCTGA
- a CDS encoding 4Fe-4S dicluster domain-containing protein, which produces MAYVITSLCAGTRDGACLQVCPKDCIHDAGAQFVIDPEECIDCGACAVACPVGAIFDEADLPAEHRAAPDLNRAFFR; this is translated from the coding sequence ATGGCCTACGTGATTACCTCCCTGTGTGCAGGCACGCGCGACGGCGCCTGCTTGCAGGTTTGCCCCAAAGACTGCATTCATGACGCGGGCGCGCAGTTCGTCATTGACCCCGAAGAATGCATTGACTGCGGCGCCTGTGCGGTCGCCTGCCCAGTGGGGGCCATCTTTGACGAGGCCGACCTGCCGGCCGAGCACCGAGCAGCCCCCGACCTGAACCGCGCCTTCTTTCGGTAG
- a CDS encoding Crp/Fnr family transcriptional regulator, with amino-acid sequence MSGALTLLRRSAPFAAASAATLNDLAAGARWCWPERGQQLFGPSDPVDTLLLPAQGGVRVYRVSPAGRELTLRVDGPQQPVELAAVLSGQAWHGVAAQALGAAPQLLCLPAQAVQGALLHDPALAAATITHLARRAADSQRHLAALVLGGVTERLAAELLRHAAAPWPLPTNSDLAARLGTVPEIVSRKLGEFYRRGVIDLRGRTVTVTEPVTLQRLAEGS; translated from the coding sequence ATGTCCGGCGCCCTGACCCTGCTGCGCCGCTCGGCGCCGTTTGCGGCGGCCTCGGCCGCAACCCTGAATGACCTGGCGGCGGGGGCGCGGTGGTGCTGGCCTGAACGCGGGCAGCAACTGTTCGGTCCTAGCGACCCGGTGGACACCCTCTTGCTCCCCGCGCAAGGCGGCGTGCGGGTGTATAGGGTCAGCCCTGCCGGGCGCGAGCTGACCCTGCGGGTAGACGGGCCGCAGCAACCCGTGGAACTGGCGGCGGTGCTGAGTGGGCAGGCCTGGCATGGGGTGGCGGCGCAGGCGCTGGGGGCTGCTCCTCAACTGCTCTGTCTGCCGGCTCAGGCGGTGCAGGGCGCCCTCCTACACGACCCAGCGCTGGCAGCGGCAACCATCACCCACTTGGCCCGGCGCGCTGCTGACAGCCAGCGCCACCTGGCCGCCCTGGTGCTGGGCGGCGTGACCGAACGCCTGGCCGCTGAACTGCTGCGGCACGCCGCAGCCCCCTGGCCCCTGCCCACCAACAGCGACCTGGCCGCGCGCCTGGGCACAGTGCCGGAAATCGTGAGCCGCAAGTTGGGTGAGTTCTACCGGCGGGGCGTTATTGACCTGCGGGGCCGCACCGTGACGGTGACAGAACCTGTCACCTTGCAGCGGCTGGCCGAGGGCAGCTGA
- a CDS encoding VOC family protein: MIRIGSVVWGVRDVARAVAFWTAALHYRPREAPSDDWSVLVPEHGEGVQLALKLVTSEAQTHRRHHLDLYADDQGAEVERLLALGAQRVDWRYEPGADYVVLADPDGNRFCVVQK; encoded by the coding sequence ATGATTCGCATTGGTTCTGTGGTGTGGGGTGTGCGCGATGTGGCGCGCGCCGTGGCCTTCTGGACTGCGGCGCTGCACTACCGTCCGCGTGAGGCTCCGTCTGATGACTGGTCCGTGCTGGTGCCTGAACACGGCGAGGGCGTGCAACTGGCCCTGAAGCTCGTGACCAGTGAAGCCCAGACCCACCGCCGCCACCACCTTGACCTGTACGCCGATGACCAGGGGGCCGAGGTCGAGCGCCTGCTGGCTCTGGGCGCGCAGCGGGTGGACTGGCGCTACGAACCGGGCGCCGATTACGTGGTGTTGGCCGACCCGGACGGCAACCGCTTTTGCGTGGTCCAGAAGTAG
- a CDS encoding aminoglycoside phosphotransferase family protein, protein MDQPPTRMHEAEVLIDAAQVARLLAAQCPQWAALALRRVPSAGTDNAIFRLGDDLLVRLPRIGWAAADVVKETTWLPRLAPSLPVPIPEPLFVGQPGEGFPFSWAVYRWLPGTEAALGTVRDGHEFARDLAAFIQALRRVPTPTADLPQGSRGGPLLERDEGTREAIAACAPVFDPARLLAVWEEALAAPAWAGPPTWLHGDLKPGNLLAQAGRLSAVIDWGALTLGDPAVDLQPAWNLLNTSTRATFRAALAPDPATWARGRGWALSIGAVAWPYYQHTNPQLAAISVRQIEAVLTECLQ, encoded by the coding sequence ATGGACCAGCCCCCCACACGCATGCACGAAGCCGAAGTGCTGATAGACGCCGCCCAGGTGGCGCGGCTGCTGGCGGCGCAATGTCCTCAGTGGGCCGCCCTTGCGCTGCGCCGCGTGCCCTCGGCCGGCACCGACAACGCCATCTTTCGCCTGGGCGACGACCTGCTTGTGCGGCTGCCCCGGATTGGCTGGGCCGCCGCCGATGTGGTCAAGGAAACGACCTGGCTGCCCCGGCTGGCCCCCTCCCTGCCTGTCCCCATTCCCGAGCCGCTGTTCGTGGGCCAACCGGGCGAGGGCTTTCCCTTTTCGTGGGCGGTCTACCGCTGGCTGCCGGGCACTGAGGCGGCGCTGGGCACTGTGCGCGACGGCCATGAGTTCGCGCGTGACCTGGCCGCGTTCATTCAGGCGCTGCGGCGGGTGCCTACCCCCACCGCCGACCTGCCGCAAGGCTCGCGTGGGGGGCCACTGCTGGAGCGCGACGAGGGCACCCGAGAAGCCATTGCCGCCTGTGCCCCCGTCTTTGATCCCGCCCGGCTGCTGGCCGTCTGGGAGGAAGCGCTGGCCGCCCCCGCCTGGGCTGGCCCGCCCACCTGGCTGCACGGTGACCTCAAACCCGGCAACCTGCTGGCCCAGGCGGGCCGCCTGAGCGCGGTGATTGACTGGGGCGCGCTGACGCTGGGCGACCCGGCGGTGGACCTCCAACCCGCCTGGAACCTGCTGAATACGAGCACGCGCGCCACCTTCCGCGCGGCCCTGGCCCCCGACCCGGCCACCTGGGCACGCGGGCGCGGCTGGGCGCTGAGTATCGGCGCGGTGGCGTGGCCCTATTACCAGCACACCAATCCCCAGTTGGCGGCCATCTCGGTGCGGCAGATTGAGGCGGTGCTGACGGAGTGTCTCCAATAA
- a CDS encoding GNAT family N-acetyltransferase produces the protein MLHLHPMDDGTFAQFLAHTVPQYAAEKVRNGQWSPDEAQDRAEAEYQQLLPQGLNTPDQFLFSLLDPSVGAPVGVLWYGLQHRTNGTAAFIYEIEVFGAYRRRGYATQAFAALETDAAARGATSLQLHVFGHNTGARALYERLGFQVTNVNMKKELTDTAQTPAS, from the coding sequence ATGCTGCACCTTCACCCGATGGACGACGGCACCTTCGCACAGTTTCTCGCGCATACCGTGCCCCAGTACGCCGCCGAGAAGGTTCGGAACGGCCAGTGGAGCCCCGACGAAGCGCAGGACCGCGCCGAGGCGGAGTATCAGCAGCTGCTGCCCCAGGGACTCAACACGCCTGACCAGTTTCTCTTTTCACTGCTGGACCCCAGCGTGGGCGCGCCCGTCGGCGTGTTGTGGTACGGCCTTCAGCACCGGACCAACGGCACTGCGGCCTTCATCTACGAGATTGAGGTCTTCGGGGCCTACCGGCGCCGGGGCTACGCCACCCAGGCCTTCGCCGCGCTGGAAACGGACGCGGCGGCCCGCGGCGCGACCAGCTTGCAGCTGCATGTGTTTGGTCATAACACGGGCGCGCGGGCGCTGTACGAACGCCTGGGCTTTCAAGTCACGAACGTCAATATGAAAAAAGAGTTGACTGATACGGCCCAAACACCGGCCAGCTGA
- a CDS encoding DUF2716 domain-containing protein — protein sequence MRGWRTLKEPEATQVWDSVYGGLKFSPSVSRWPGFQEPTPSVTFALPERWSEADVDELYACFWTAFRMLTRPGEEVYALDWQHECFAYAPQAGDVPVRGHPFTHGLFPDGDYAITLGPGLAWGTLGHPWERTLCVFGAPLLKALAPLPVPLLSRRVRQDGQVVQP from the coding sequence TTGAGAGGCTGGCGAACGCTAAAGGAACCGGAAGCCACGCAGGTCTGGGACTCCGTGTATGGCGGGCTGAAGTTTTCGCCCAGTGTGTCCCGCTGGCCGGGCTTCCAGGAGCCGACGCCTTCAGTAACGTTTGCGCTGCCAGAGCGCTGGTCAGAGGCGGATGTAGATGAACTGTACGCCTGCTTTTGGACGGCTTTCCGCATGCTGACCCGTCCAGGCGAGGAGGTCTATGCCCTGGACTGGCAGCATGAGTGCTTTGCCTATGCGCCTCAGGCCGGCGACGTGCCTGTGCGGGGCCATCCGTTCACGCACGGCCTGTTTCCTGACGGCGACTACGCCATCACACTGGGACCGGGCCTGGCCTGGGGTACCCTCGGCCATCCGTGGGAGAGAACCCTCTGTGTCTTTGGGGCGCCGTTGCTGAAGGCTCTGGCGCCGCTGCCCGTGCCTCTGCTGAGTCGCCGGGTCCGGCAAGACGGTCAAGTGGTGCAGCCCTGA
- a CDS encoding DNA topoisomerase IB, whose protein sequence is MPTRTELLQEDYLRREGHDPKAFAYTWPDGTPYADEAGLARIAGLAVPPAYEAVFVSPDADAEVQAFGRDAAGRLQYRYHPDFVQAGALKKWQRLTRFAGALGTLKTVTGSDLRAAGLPPRKVAALMSRLLHVARFRVGSDIYAQQHKTYGLSTLRQRHVKVEGNTVTFHFKGKHGITQHKATTDRTLAANISRLLELPGPWLFQTVDAEGGRRRIRSGELNAYLGEVIGPFTAKDFRTWGGTLLAAEYLAEVGVADTDRQARKVLVECVKYVAADLGNTPAVTRSSYICPVIFDRYLDSKVLDDYEPRATNGEGDLDGLTRSEAALKRLLESEKTLRGRKKKAA, encoded by the coding sequence ATGCCCACCCGCACCGAGTTGTTGCAGGAGGATTATCTGCGCCGGGAGGGCCATGACCCCAAGGCGTTTGCCTACACCTGGCCCGACGGCACGCCCTATGCTGACGAGGCCGGGCTGGCCCGCATTGCGGGATTGGCGGTGCCGCCCGCCTACGAGGCCGTGTTCGTCTCGCCCGACGCCGACGCCGAGGTGCAGGCGTTTGGCCGCGACGCCGCTGGGCGGCTGCAGTACCGCTACCACCCGGATTTTGTGCAGGCGGGCGCCCTGAAAAAATGGCAGCGCCTGACCCGCTTTGCCGGCGCGCTGGGCACCCTCAAAACCGTGACGGGCAGCGACCTGCGCGCCGCTGGCCTGCCGCCGCGCAAGGTCGCCGCCCTGATGTCGCGCCTGCTGCACGTGGCCCGCTTCCGGGTGGGCAGCGATATCTACGCCCAGCAGCACAAGACCTACGGCCTGAGCACCCTGCGCCAGCGGCACGTGAAGGTGGAGGGCAACACCGTCACCTTTCATTTCAAGGGCAAGCACGGCATCACCCAGCACAAGGCCACCACCGACCGGACGCTGGCCGCCAACATCAGCCGCCTGCTGGAACTGCCGGGACCGTGGCTGTTTCAGACGGTGGACGCCGAGGGGGGGCGCCGCCGTATCCGCTCGGGCGAACTGAACGCCTACCTGGGGGAAGTGATTGGCCCCTTTACCGCCAAGGATTTCCGCACCTGGGGCGGCACCCTGCTGGCGGCCGAATATCTGGCCGAGGTGGGCGTGGCTGACACCGACCGCCAGGCCCGTAAGGTGCTGGTGGAGTGCGTGAAATACGTGGCCGCCGACCTGGGGAATACCCCTGCGGTAACGCGCAGCAGCTACATCTGCCCCGTCATCTTTGACCGCTACCTGGACAGCAAGGTGCTGGACGATTACGAGCCGCGCGCCACCAATGGTGAAGGTGACCTGGACGGCCTCACCCGCAGCGAGGCCGCCCTCAAAAGGCTACTGGAGAGCGAGAAGACGCTGAGAGGCAGAAAGAAGAAGGCGGCTTGA
- a CDS encoding uracil-DNA glycosylase, protein MSDQPDLFGLTPAPETPKAILPAGLPESWQRALEPEFAAPYFHDLKDFLVQERREQTIYPPAADVFNALRFTPLDDVKVLILGQDPYHRPGQAHGLSFSVRPGVTIPPSLRNIYKELKEDIPGFVPPRHGYLKHWADQGILLLNAVLTVREGQANSHANKGWEHFTDAVIKAVNVKEERVVFVLWGAYARKKKKLITGPQHVVIESAHPSPLSEAKFFGSRPFSQVNAALEASGRGPIDWQLPQKAEE, encoded by the coding sequence ATGAGTGACCAACCCGACCTGTTTGGCCTGACCCCGGCCCCCGAGACCCCCAAAGCCATCCTGCCCGCCGGCCTGCCCGAATCCTGGCAGCGGGCGCTGGAGCCGGAATTTGCCGCGCCGTATTTTCATGATCTCAAGGACTTTCTGGTGCAGGAGCGGCGCGAGCAGACCATCTACCCGCCCGCTGCCGACGTGTTCAACGCCCTGCGCTTCACCCCGCTGGACGACGTGAAGGTGCTCATTCTGGGGCAAGACCCCTATCACCGTCCTGGCCAGGCGCACGGCCTGAGTTTCTCGGTGCGCCCCGGCGTGACCATTCCGCCCAGCCTCCGGAACATCTACAAGGAGCTGAAGGAAGACATACCCGGCTTTGTGCCGCCGCGCCACGGCTACCTGAAGCACTGGGCCGACCAGGGCATCCTGCTGCTGAATGCCGTGCTGACCGTGCGTGAAGGCCAGGCCAACAGCCACGCCAACAAGGGCTGGGAGCACTTTACTGACGCGGTCATTAAGGCCGTGAATGTCAAAGAGGAGCGGGTGGTGTTCGTGCTGTGGGGCGCCTACGCCCGCAAGAAAAAGAAGCTGATTACCGGGCCGCAGCACGTGGTCATCGAATCGGCGCACCCCAGCCCGCTGAGCGAGGCCAAGTTTTTTGGCAGCCGCCCCTTTTCGCAGGTGAATGCGGCCCTGGAGGCGTCCGGGCGCGGGCCGATTGACTGGCAACTGCCTCAGAAGGCTGAGGAATAA